Part of the Helicobacter pylori NQ4053 genome, AGGTGCGTTTGCTACATAATATCAAAAGAGCTAAAACAAGCGGTGATCTCTTAAAATTTAGCGTATTTAATGAGAATAGAGCTAATTATTATTAAAATAACTTATTATTTGCTATATATTTACTATAATAGTTTAACTTTCAAAAAGAGAAATTTAACTTAAGGATTAACCATTAGACAAGCGTTTAACAAAACAAGATTCATGCATTCAAGAACTCTTTTACTGGACATTGATTGCGTTATCCCTAATATTGTTAGGCGTTTGCTCTCTAATAAAACGCTCCCTAAAAGATTCGCCGCTTATAGCTTGCAAGAAGTGGGCATAATCTTTCTTACCACTCAAATTTTATCTATCATGCGCAAGACCCGTTGCTCTAAAACGCTTTTTTTTATCACTAGGGGCAGAGAGAGTTTCCGCTACCAGCTGTGCGATCATTACAAACAAAAACGCCACCAATTTGATGAAGATTTTAAAGCCCTTCTAAGAACCCTAAAAATCGCCATCGTGGAAAAATACCCCCTAAAAAAAGGGGCTAAAATCCAGGGCGAACATTGTTTTGAATATGAAGCCGATGATATTATCTCTTTTTACAAAAAGAAAGACCCCAACAATTATGTGATAGCCAGCATGGATAAGGATATTTTGTATTCCAATAGAGGTTCTCATTTCAATCTCAAAACCAACGCTTTTTTTAATGTGAGTCAAAAAGAGGCTCATTTTTTTGCTTATTACCAGTGCGTTGTGGGGGATAAGGGGGATAATATCAAAGGGGTTAAAGGGATTGGCGGCTTCAACTATAAAGATTTTTTAAACGAAGACGCTAAAGAGCATGAATTGTGGGAGCAGATCATTCAAGCGTTCAAAATTAAAGAAGATTTGAGCGACAGCGAAGCTAAAGAAAAGGCTCTATTAAACATGCGTTTAGTCAATATGCACCAGATGACCCGCCATGGCGTGATCAAACTATGGGAGCCTGAGTTTAAAAAAGCTTTTTTCCCTAAAAAAACACAAAAACCTGATTTCAAAAGAATTTCTTAAAACATTTTTAAAACAAAAACTTCTTTTAATGTTGATTTTTTAA contains:
- a CDS encoding 5'-3' exonuclease — protein: MHSRTLLLDIDCVIPNIVRRLLSNKTLPKRFAAYSLQEVGIIFLTTQILSIMRKTRCSKTLFFITRGRESFRYQLCDHYKQKRHQFDEDFKALLRTLKIAIVEKYPLKKGAKIQGEHCFEYEADDIISFYKKKDPNNYVIASMDKDILYSNRGSHFNLKTNAFFNVSQKEAHFFAYYQCVVGDKGDNIKGVKGIGGFNYKDFLNEDAKEHELWEQIIQAFKIKEDLSDSEAKEKALLNMRLVNMHQMTRHGVIKLWEPEFKKAFFPKKTQKPDFKRIS